In Gossypium hirsutum isolate 1008001.06 chromosome D06, Gossypium_hirsutum_v2.1, whole genome shotgun sequence, one genomic interval encodes:
- the LOC107901260 gene encoding uncharacterized protein isoform X3, whose protein sequence is MKYFLKPWKLGRWFYQVVKFGIVQYMIIKILTALLAVILEAFCVYCEGEFNWECGLLSKLRVFRADETPLEVPPREVINFGDQAVVEFMADLVAKRDTKAAPPKNEKGFWFRICSICWPFRTANTDNKMCVCVFLCQFHYFVNYL, encoded by the exons ATGAAATATTTCCTAAAACCATGGAAACTTGGTCGATGGTTTTACCAAGTTGTCAAGTTCGGCATTGTTCAATAT ATGATAATCAAGATATTGACTGCTCTTTTAGCAGTAATTCTTGAAGCTTTTTGTGTGTATTGTGAAGGAGAATTCAACTGGGAATGTGG ATTATTGTCAAAATTGAGAGTTTTCCGAGCTGATGAGACTCCCTTGGAAGTTCCACCAAGAGAAGTAATCAATTTCGGTGATCAG GCTGTTGTTGAGTTCATGGCTGATCTCGTTGCCAAGAGGGATACGAAGGCCGCACCACCAAAGAATGAGAAAGGTTTTTGGTTCAGGATTTGCTCGATTTGTTGGCCGTTCCGGACTGCAAATACGGACAACaagatgtgtgtgtgtgtgtttttatgCCAGTTCCATTACTTTGTAAATTATTTGTGA
- the LOC107901260 gene encoding uncharacterized protein isoform X2 codes for MAKCLIFSASLSFALCMDETFLLSDSTFISSCNNRDKHELEVDFKRFWEEFRSSNSEKLLSKLRVFRADETPLEVPPREVINFGDQAVVEFMADLVAKRDTKAAPPKNEKGFWFRICSICWPFRTANTDNKMCVCVFLCQFHYFVNYL; via the exons ATGGCGAAGTGCCTTATTTTCTCTGCCTCCCTTTCTTTTGCTCTATGTATGGATGAGACATTTCTTTTAAGCGACTCTACTTTTATTTCTTCTTGTAACAACAGAGATAAACATGAATTGGAAGTGGACTTCAAGAGATTCTGGGAAGAGTTCCGATCATCGAATTCTGAAAA ATTATTGTCAAAATTGAGAGTTTTCCGAGCTGATGAGACTCCCTTGGAAGTTCCACCAAGAGAAGTAATCAATTTCGGTGATCAG GCTGTTGTTGAGTTCATGGCTGATCTCGTTGCCAAGAGGGATACGAAGGCCGCACCACCAAAGAATGAGAAAGGTTTTTGGTTCAGGATTTGCTCGATTTGTTGGCCGTTCCGGACTGCAAATACGGACAACaagatgtgtgtgtgtgtgtttttatgCCAGTTCCATTACTTTGTAAATTATTTGTGA
- the LOC107901260 gene encoding uncharacterized protein isoform X1: MKYFLKPWKLGRWFYQVVKFGIVQYMIIKILTALLAVILEAFCVYCEGEFNWECGDKHELEVDFKRFWEEFRSSNSEKLLSKLRVFRADETPLEVPPREVINFGDQAVVEFMADLVAKRDTKAAPPKNEKGFWFRICSICWPFRTANTDNKMCVCVFLCQFHYFVNYL, from the exons ATGAAATATTTCCTAAAACCATGGAAACTTGGTCGATGGTTTTACCAAGTTGTCAAGTTCGGCATTGTTCAATAT ATGATAATCAAGATATTGACTGCTCTTTTAGCAGTAATTCTTGAAGCTTTTTGTGTGTATTGTGAAGGAGAATTCAACTGGGAATGTGG AGATAAACATGAATTGGAAGTGGACTTCAAGAGATTCTGGGAAGAGTTCCGATCATCGAATTCTGAAAA ATTATTGTCAAAATTGAGAGTTTTCCGAGCTGATGAGACTCCCTTGGAAGTTCCACCAAGAGAAGTAATCAATTTCGGTGATCAG GCTGTTGTTGAGTTCATGGCTGATCTCGTTGCCAAGAGGGATACGAAGGCCGCACCACCAAAGAATGAGAAAGGTTTTTGGTTCAGGATTTGCTCGATTTGTTGGCCGTTCCGGACTGCAAATACGGACAACaagatgtgtgtgtgtgtgtttttatgCCAGTTCCATTACTTTGTAAATTATTTGTGA